ctctcaaagatgtgtgtataaatatgtatatacttGAGAGTAGTACCTTTGATTCAAAATATTATaatcaacaaataatcaaaggaacttcTAACAtcctaatcaaatatctcaacagatatattttcaatattaagcACAATAGAGATTAGGATCTATGGACTTAATCTCTCAAAAGAATATATCAATCAAGTAATATGAGAGATAATGTAAATATAAATCTTTGAATTATATAAACAGAAGTCAATAAAATGTATTTCAAAGATTTATACTTTAACTATCTTTAcctccacaaaaatattttcagcaatgaAATCAAGAGATAATGAAGATTAgcttcttcaaaaatatttttgcaataagtgGAAAAActagcctttgaatcttacaacaaagatgcaaagattcTCAAGCTGAAAAGAGTTATCTCAAGATAATACTTACCAATGAAATAATCTAggatcaactcaagctaactctctaaaaataattttaacaataatgAATAAGAGAGTATAAGCTAAAGAAagacacatacatacatatatatatatatggccacAAGAATTAAAAATAATCACTCTTCAAGTTTGCAATggatttgcaaatgaagaggatgaaataaatgctctcttatcaaaaatgattttgcaaagaaGAAACAAGAGAGTGTGCAGATATGCTTGAAAAAATCTAAGTATATAAGCAATAAAAGCacaaaaaatttagagagaatttttcttaatttaattactaatttCTCCAAATGAAaggatatatatagattttacaaaaaaatataaccgttagggacaaggaagtcattttgaaaaaagattaatggagtttaattaattttaacctcagttaaccacggtaaaaatctgGCAACCTGAGTCGGTCGCTTAAAGCCAAAGGTCGATCGCCCAAACAGACTcaataatttgaagctcaaaaacaTGTTCGGTCAGCTGAGAAAAGGATTCGATTGGCTGAGCCAAGCGATTTTCCTCAAGGTTTCGTGGTTTCGGTCGCCCAGTGAATGGTTCGGTCTACCAAACTttgaagttcgatcgaccgtggtCATTTTGACCTAAAGGAACGATCGCCCGAGGCAAGTGAAGAAGTCTCAATTTCTTGGTCGGTCAACCCTGGACAATACGTTCAAAATTAGTTCGGTCGCGCGAGCCATAGTTAATAGTTTAACTTTaggctagtttggtcgaccaaggcatttataatgccaagaTTTGGTAGCCCGAGGCTATTCAAAACTGtgcatttaagttttatttaGCCCTTGTGCTTTTTAAACCCTATGTGAATAAGCTTGCGGCAATTTGGTTAAAGGGTATTGGTTGActgaggctttttaattaagtctaAAAACCCAAGGTCAGTCGACCTCTGTCTATGATCTTCTGATCTtccctatggtcagactatggtctttgagcataaacctatcatgcatgagatgcaattattacagaccaatttaaatgcaatacaaattaaaaacaaatgtcttatatatcttctttgctctttaatcttTATAGAAAAAGCCTGATCATATGAGTTTTATGCGTCTTTGGCTTCCATTCTCAGTCCCTTTATGTatgtgttgaattataattttttcaatcactagatacacacataagtaacttgcggtttgttataatcaaaaccagagaacggactcaaaaagccaacacttATAATTACAAGCAAACAGAGAATTAATTTACTAGAGTAAAAGTGCTAAAATAAAACCATCTGAACGGCAAACACAGCCTAAATACCTCAAGTAAATTTCACTAAGTCCATATCAGGAAGCCAAGCTCTGCAAAACTACTGGTTCATGCAAATGTGATAATTCCATCCACACCAACAGGAGGAGCTTCTATATCTTTTCTGAAGCACTTCTGAGATATTTGAAGCAACCTGCAAATGGTTTTCTAGTCAACAGTAAGCATGAAACCACAAATTAAAATTTGTTGTGTAAAAGGACTAAATGAACTCCACATAAATGCTTCAATTCATACAATAACTCAATATACTGAAAAAAATTTCTGACCCATTTGCAAAAACATCTACCAAAACCAGAAGAACGCACAATGCACTCAAAGATCAAGAAAATATAATTGAAGATCCTTCTAATCCATCAGAATATGAAATTCTAAAAAGCATTATTCTGTTAAGAGGAGAATCAGCAGATCCTTCAAATGCAAAACCCTCTACCAGATCCCATTTAGAACCCAGAGACCTGACAGACACATCAAACTCTTTCAGCTTCACAACCCCTAGGCATTGACTTTTCTCGCCTAATTAGACCACTGATCATAACTCCAGTGGTCTAATTTGGGCCTAGCTTTTCTTGAATCTCACTTAAATTTCAATTAGTTCATAAGGTAGTCCAAATCCAGCAGAAACTCCTGATTCATGCAAATGTTAAAGCTTTGTCATGTCATCCACACCATCAGGAGTCTATAACCTTCAGAAACCCTTTTGAGATAATTGTAGCAACCTGCAAATGGTTTTCCAGTCAGCAATAACCATGAACCCACAAactattattacaattattaaaTTGTTTGGTCTAAGATGAGAAACCAGTGTTTGAAAACTTGGACTTTGGATTTTGGATTTGATGTGTGAGGATTTTAATATAAAGtaaaaaattgtattgagttttgtCCAAATTCATATAAATCTACGTCCAAGGCCTGAAATTCATGCCCCCAAACACTACACAAATGAATGTTCGATAAAAACTTCAGTTCGTAGAATAGCCCAATGCACTGGAAAATTTCTGACCCATTTACCAATAATCAACACCAAAACCAGAAAAAGAATTTAACTACATCAATCGAGACGTAAAGCACCCAAAGcacaagaaaagaaaattgaagatctTCTAATCCACCGGAATATGAAATACCAGTAAGAGGAGAACTGTCACATGCTTCAAACATAAAACCGTACTACTTGATCCCATTTAGAACCAGAGATCTGACAGATACACATCCTAACCTTTAACAATTGCTTTGCAGATCCAAAGCATTGACTTTCCTTGCCTTGACCACAACTCTAGTGGCCATACCTCTATGTTTAAAGCATTATAACTTTTGAAAAGTTCcactaattttcaaattttttggatCTCACATTTCCTCAAATTCAATTTTTGGCTTAAGGCTTCCCTAAATATTACAATTAGGAGAATTGACTCCTATTCAACAGCAAATGAAGTTAAACTGATCAGCCAAtatactagaaaaaaaaaattttaaataacagAAGATGGAATCCTGTCAGCATTCTTCTCTTACAGTTCTCTGATGATAAAATGACATGGATAGAGGATGAAGTAACAGAAGAAGTAGGTGAGAAATTATGTTGCATTGCCCCTAAAAATTAACTTGCTTGCCAATGAAAGTAGCACTATTTTAttgtataatttatttataagGAGTTGATGCACATTTATATATCAAACTTGATAGTACACATTTTTTGATACAAGCATAGGAAACTTCAGTTGCATCCCAAAGTAGATAATTGACAAAAACTTTGGCATCCATCCAATCTTGCTTCTCATGAGTAACAATCCAATACAGGGGCAAACCCAATATAAAGCGCACCATTCTCGACAAAAATAACAACCAATTTCGCCCAGAACTGGTCAGCTCAGTCTGAGTGTTTCATTTGGGAAGATAACATTGGGATTTCGTATATGGGGATCCAGAGCTGCAAGTTCCTTACATTTGCCCCCTTTACCATGAACACGAGCTGAGATGCTCCACAATGTATCCCCAGACTGCACCTTCGTAGTTGCAGCAGGAGCAGTAGATTTAGTCACAGCTTTGGACTTCATAAATGGATGCTTACTACTTTTCCCCATTCCATTAGCGAGCAACCAACGAGACCCAGATTGCTGCTGAGTTGAAGTACCCCACAGCTTCTTCTTGCCAGGCTCAGTCTTGAGACTTGCAACGTGGACTTCGGTAATTTTGAACTGGGGAATTCCTTCCTCTTCCCCAGTATTCTCTTCTTTAGTCTTCTTTTTTTTATCTTCGTTTGCTACTAGCTCAGTCTCATCCTCATCATTATTTCTCCTGAGTTCAGAAACTGTGCTGTATATTTTCGGCTTTGGTGGGATGAACACTCTTTCCACTTGGATAAGAGCAAGCATTGGTGTACCAACTGGCTCATAGTTTCGCAGTGGATCACGCAGCTGCACCATTAAAGCTACAGTGAAGTTGTTTCCCAACAGACCACACCTTCTACTAGAGCCCTTACCCCTTTTCTTCTCCCGCTTTGAACCCCCACGGATCAAGTCTCTGCAATTAGCATGATGAGCAGCAAGAATTTTAGAAGTCCGCTCGCTGATTTGATCTCCATCATCAATTTCACCAGAATCCAACCTAATCCATTCATCAAGTGTTAGAGATAGGCTCATCATTCCATCATCTTCATTGCCAGTATCTTTAATGTCTAAGAGTTGCAAACCAGCAGCTCCTTCCAAACCTAGGGAACCACTTATGTCGCCCCTCTTCCCTTCTAGGGCTGAGATTTCCCCGATGGATTGTGAACTGATGTTTGACGGTGCATCCTCATCAGACATTCCCGATTGTATTCTTAATCCCTCAATTGAGAGTGCTTCAATCTTGTCCATTGCCAAAGGAGCAAGTTCTTCTAAGGATACATATTCTGAGTCCATTTTGTGGCCTCTTGAGCTTGATTTAATGTCATTTGTTGGCCTGGATAAGGAGGAGTTGCCTTTAACTTTCTTTCGCCCACTGGATAAATCTTGCCCATCTGATTCATGCTGCAACAAAGCTTGCCTGCAACAAGATatacaagtaaataaataaataaatgctttCATAATGGGAAATATAGTGCATCAAAAACTCCACCACGCAATCTCAAAAGCTTGACCTCACAGACCTCTCAGGTGCTTCCAAATGAGTTGCAGTTTCCCATGCCATCTGCTGCACTGTAAACCCAGTGACATCTTCCAAAGGCATTAATTTGTTTGCCTGCATAGAGAGCTTTTCAATTCCAGCTGAGGCCAATCGCTGTAATATCTCCATTATACCAGATCCCATGTCTGCCGGTACTACAACTGGACGAGATGCCTGCATGACCAAGCTTCCCCCGCTTTTAGCACTCCTGAAAAGTGCAGGATTCATGGACCGCAAAAATCCTCCACTCTCTGTCTGAACAAATGGACCTAAGCCATCTCCAAGAGGAGGCAGCTGTAGAGGATCTTCAGGAGGAAGATCTATTGGGCTCCCAAACCCACCAGAGCTGTTTGGTGGAGAATGTTGGAAAGCTTTCTCATTCATGCCCCATTCACGCATCAATGCTTCAGTCTCCAAGTCTTCTAAAGTTTTGGCCCTTGTTTTATTACTATCTGACTGAGTAGCTACACAGTGCTCATCCCCAGCAGCCTGAATCATCGATGATAGTTCAAAATCCTCATACAAGTTTCCCCAACTAGGCCCAGATGCAGCTTCTTCCCCTGATTGAACCTGGTCCCCATCACTAAGACCAAGATCAAATAAAGAAAACCCACTGGATAATGTATCTTTTTCAAATTGTCTCAACAGACGCTCTCGTGGAGAATCTGGCTCACTTTCAGAACTCATTCCAAATGGACTGTGCTCTATCCCCATCATAGTTAAGAACTCACTTGCCACAGATTCTGTAACATCATCTAAGCTATGCGATTTTCTTATTCTATTCAGTTTTAAATTGGATTCAACCTCTACATGGTTCTCTAGGTCTTCTGGAGAATCCAACCCTGCTGACCCCAAAGTCGACACAACGTTTAAAGCTGACTCTAATTCTTTCAATAGTGATTCTTTGGTGCAAACTTCATCTCTAGAGCCATATTCACATATCACAAGATTGTCTCCAAACCTACCACCTTCTTCATCCTTGGAAGGAAGCTTACTCCCCTCTTCAGGGCCTGCCCCAAAACTACTGTAGTTTTGAACACGATCAGGAGTTTCTACAAGAGAAACCTCCGCCACCTCTAAAATATCTTTGTCAGATTTCACTGATTCCTTTAAAGACAGCTCAATCCCGTGCTCTTTCACAGAGAAGTCATTATCATCAACATCGTTTTCAACATTTTCTTTACCTGAATCAGGCAAAGAGCCCAGAGAATGCTTCAAAGGCTCGGCAAGTTCAGTGAAAACATCAAATTCAGGTTTAGCATTTTCTTGACCTGAATCAAGCAAAGAGTCGGAACTTGGTTTTAAGGGCTCAACATGTTCAGTGAAAACATGTTCAGGCTTAGCATTTTCTTGACATGAATCAAGCAAAGAGTCAGAACTTGGTTTCAATGGCTCAACATGTTCGGTGAAATCATGTTCAGGCGTAGCATTTTCTTGACTTGAATCAAGCAAAGAGTCAGAACTTGGTTTCAAGGGCTCAACATGTTCAGTTGAAACATCAAGTCCAGATTTGTTATCAATTGAGGTATCCAATTTATCCTCATCCAATGTCTGATAAAGATAATCTACTGAACTAGAGAGCTCTGACCTTGATATTGGCAAAACCTCACGAAGAACTTTTATGTCTTCTACAGACCGAGATAAACCAGGAGATTTTTCACCGGAGATAACGGGAAGACTTCCAGTGCGTCGCATTGAGCTCCTATTATCACCTTGAGTAAATTTTGTCCCACATTTCACCGGGCTCGTGCTATTCTGCTTCAATTTCAACATCTCAGGAGCATTCAGGCCTACAGCTGGCCTACCAGGGTTATCATTTATAACAGAATACCCAAAACTAACATTCATGACAGCCCCTTTTGCCTTGCCCGATAGCTTAAAACTTGTAGTCCACTTACCAGAGCTCTTCTCCTCCTCTAATTCCTCTAATGTAAGTGGAAGCAACCTCGTGAGATCAACCCGGTGCTTACCCAAATCAACATCAGGAGCACCAAACACGGAAACGTAAAGCAAGAAATGTTTTGCTTCATACTTCGCTGAATGGTGAGGACCGTTCCTGCTACCATACACCGAGCATACGTGCGTCAATTCTTCTTCAAACTCGGCGATTCGTTGAGAAACCCTAACCGGGCGAGTTGCTGACCCTCCATCCCGTCTCTTCCAGTGCACACAGAGCTTAATGCTATCGAAACTTGGGGGCAGCTCTTCAACAGAATGGACAAGGAGGGAGAAACAACAGTTGAACCTACGATTTCGGATATGGGACAAGGCCTTCAAAGGCTTCCAATTCCAGAAGGACTTCTTATCTTTGTTTGATGGGTTTTCATTTGGTTGCTTGGGTTTCGATTTTGAATCCGATATATGCGTTTTCCCGACAGATTTGGATTGAGAACCAAGCGTGGAAATGGACCTGTTCGAACGGCTTCTGTCTGGATAAATGGCTTTGTTTATAGCTTCAAGTTCCCGTAACAACTTCTCGTTCCCCAAATCCTCACCCCTTTTCTTCCTGGATTCGACTTTCGACAACATCATCTGCTCacgaaataaataaataaaaatatatagaaaacatGTAAGTTAATACACAAAAAAATTACAACAACCCAGCTTGTCCATGAAAACTGAaggaattataataaatttttgcATCCAAAAACCCAATTTATTCATGGAAAATGCAGCGATTGCAGCGAAGGGCCGCCCGACCGAAGCATGAACTTAAGCCTACAATTAATTTAACCAAAAGAAACGCTTACTTGAACTGAAAATTTTGGGCCGAAACAGAACCAGAAACCCTAGATTACTCCATCGACTATGAAGGGAATCCAAAGAGGGATTCTACAAGGAAGAAAGGAAAACAGAAGAAGAGAGCTGCTGACAAAATCGAAATCTCACAGGATGAGCTCCGCTGCTTCGAccaactccctctctctcttccctctcgGCGTCTTCATCTCTCTTCTTAAATTCAAAATTGAGAATCGAGAATAACGAAGAGAAATGAGGGTAGCATTTCCTTGGCGCCCCCCGGACTTTTTAAAATTATCTTTTGGACTTGCAGTTCTGGAAATTCTTACTAATCCCAACACCTTGATTATATTCTTCATaaataaggaatatatatatatatatatatatataaaagcaatttaataaattattttttatttaaaattcaaataaatatttgtaACTTTTATTATCTCCTTAAAATAGTATATttaaagatataaaaatttaaaaacctttataattttaatcattttttaacTCATCATTATTACAAGGCATATTATAACTTAAAATAAGACatttattcacaaaatttgaGTGCTTATATCTAAAACTAGTCACTGAATTTTATACTAAAACACACCATCACTTGTATTGCCCCAAGTGCAAGATACATCGTATGACTAATGTTAATTTATATCTAAAATCTAAATCAAATATTGTGCGTGCACCTTTAAAttctaaactaaaataaaatatttttatgattggTTAAATTTAACTATACAAATTCGGTCATTTCAAAATATGCCTTAGGCGAGTGGTACTAGGGTTAGGCAGACTTCAAGGATCATAACAACCTCACAGTGTGACCCAAAAGTAGAGCTCATTTGGTCCATCTTAATCtattaaataagaagaaaaaaaatcaaatttgaacTTTGCAACTCTTTAGTTATCATAATACAACAAATTCTAATATCATCTAATAAGGCTCGGTAAAAATAACCAAGTCCAATTGATCAGATAGACCTACTTGGTAGAATGGCAAATACGATAAGTTAAATCACTCAACCTGATAAAAAATGTCATAATGATCAAAGTTAAATACTACAAATCATACAAAAACTATTCCTTAAACTAGAAGATTTTTAGCCAAAATAGTAGTGACCATCTAATTATAATGAGAGCAAAATTTAACTTTGTTGTAACAATTAGTTAAAGATCCCAAAGAGCATTTCTAAATTCATTAACCCCATTTAATAAATACATTATGGAGAGACTAACCTCTCCACCTATATATGACATTATGAAGGTGTAATCCCCATTAACATGTTGGGGGTGCATACAAAAGGGGAGCTAATAGGTCATATACAAGTCAAAAGCAATTAGCAATCATCAAAAGTAATTTCTTTCATAAGTAAGATCTATTatgaaaagaaaataacaaaATGTGGAAGAAAGTGTAATATAATGAAATAGTATGGCTCCAAAAGAAATACATAAAACTAAGCATTATGCTTTTCCATTTCTTCCTAAGGCTGCCACTAGGAAATACCTTGCCTCGCATGTAACCCACGTTTAGTGAACTGCCTTGGAAACTTGGTGACCCCTGaggatttatttttattaataataataataaataaataacacaGCCAATCACCACACTTGCACGTGCTTtccaaattaaatatatattatttccgTTTTCTGCAGAACCAAAGAGAAGGAGTCAGCAGTCAACTCATgataacttaattaaaataaagttGAATTTTAATTAGGTTATTATGTCCAATGATAAAATAAAGTTAAATTTAATTAAGTTATTGTGCTCAATAATTTAGAAAAATTGAACTTAATTAGGTTAATTATTAATCCCAATAATTCATTTTTCTCCCAAGATGAGAGTCTTTTGTTTTGTTATTTTTGAGATTGGGTAAAAAGAGCTTCAAGGACAACTTGTGGCGAAAGAAAAAAATTTACACATAAAGAGATCATTAATTGGTCCAACTTCCAGTGAAGATTAAGGCAGTGTTTGGGGCATGGATTTCTTACCATAAATTTAGATTTGAATGAATTTAGGCAAAATTTTAATAtagttttatattatatcttgtccaaatccaatacaattcTAAATTTGGATCTCTCCAAATATGGGATAAATTTGTGATTGCAATGTTGGAATTCAAATCATAAAGTTGGATCTATAgagatttgaaatttttttaatacaatATTTACTActttttatacaaatatgcacaaattcaaatttaaaattcaaacttcaacTCTAGAAAGCGCAAATTAAATAATGATCACGAGTCATTTAAAAAAGAAGGTGCTTATAAATTCATACACACAAAATTGTGATAGGAAAAAAAatcactccaaaaaaaaaaaaactctcatgTTTCATTTTATTCGTTATTATATTAAAAGACAACTTTATTCTCATTTCACTTTTTGGAAGGGAAGaaccaaaaaagaaaacaaaacaaatatataATCTTAATGTGCAAGAAAAAGTAGTGgtgtgtaaattttttttttttttttaatgcaaaatatACCTCTCAAAATAAGGTTGCATTAAAAATGTAGATGACAAAAAAGGTTTAGTGGCAAGAATTTATTTAACTCTATATTTGAATAACATTCATACTTCACTATTCCTTTCTCGGTCtatcatcaacatataaaaataaataagtaacaAATTGTCCCCACGGacatggcgcggtggaaaggcatcagcaaaTAAGAAAGAGTATCGGGagttcaattccaagtagatacactcacggaaccagcggtacctTTGGATGGTGaaagtttactctgtgagctaacggggaccgtggatggtgagagtttgctcTGTAAGCCAGtagagaccgtggatggtgagagttctctatgagccaacgaggatcgtggatggtaatggaaatgtgtcccgggggtcgaattgaccgaacgtccaactgatgcacagaagtcaTGTCCATATTCCAAACTTTACCCTAATCAGCGAGACCTGAGGACGGATGACGCTAatccataggtttggtgccgcactagggggtccgaatgactcgttggtggctggagttcttatgtaattaaaaaaaaaaataacaatttgaTGCGACATTTATgtttcctacctattaaagttagacTTAAAGTCAAAATAAAGTTATTTGAGTGCGAAGGGAAATTAAAAATAAGTTTATACTTTATTTTTAAGGTAAATtgtaacatttaaaaaaaaaaaccctctcaCGTTGCATTTTTATTCGTTAATATATTAAAAGTCAACTTTGTTCTCATGATTTCACTTTTTGAGAGAaaatacaaaaggaaaaaaaagaaaagcataTCATCTGAATATATAAGAAAAGAGTATCGCTTGATAAATCATTTTTTAGCGCAAAATATACCTTTGAAAATAAACTTTCGTAGgaatttgtttcattttatttgaacaacAGACACACTTTACTATGCCGTTTTTGGTATATcataaatgtaaaaaaaataaaaaagtaatatataaaaatacggtctcatatttttcatacaaattatagTCAATAACTACTAATAAAAAGCACTAACATTAAAATACCGACAATTAAAACATTACTATACTAATCTTCATTGACCAACCtttcaatctattattttattttatgaacaTTTTACCATAAGTAAACTTTTATCATCCCTTTACTCAtgattcaaaaatatattttttttcacttCTTGAAAGAATTTTGGAAAGTTGTAAAGTcaacataattttaaattattttattttagatatattaatattttttcataaatttaaattttttttgattttttttaaattcttacttaaatTGACAATTATTGATTAAAAATTATGGCTACGTTTAGTTTGCAAAATGTCTATTCTCAAGAATAAATTAGTTTGATGTTTATTATAATTAGTTTTACAAGAAATTATGTTATtcttataaaacaaataatagtaTGAAACATTTTATGAGCCAGTAATAGAGAATAGA
This window of the Malania oleifera isolate guangnan ecotype guangnan chromosome 6, ASM2987363v1, whole genome shotgun sequence genome carries:
- the LOC131158859 gene encoding protein PLASTID MOVEMENT IMPAIRED 1-RELATED 1; the protein is MMLSKVESRKKRGEDLGNEKLLRELEAINKAIYPDRSRSNRSISTLGSQSKSVGKTHISDSKSKPKQPNENPSNKDKKSFWNWKPLKALSHIRNRRFNCCFSLLVHSVEELPPSFDSIKLCVHWKRRDGGSATRPVRVSQRIAEFEEELTHVCSVYGSRNGPHHSAKYEAKHFLLYVSVFGAPDVDLGKHRVDLTRLLPLTLEELEEEKSSGKWTTSFKLSGKAKGAVMNVSFGYSVINDNPGRPAVGLNAPEMLKLKQNSTSPVKCGTKFTQGDNRSSMRRTGSLPVISGEKSPGLSRSVEDIKVLREVLPISRSELSSSVDYLYQTLDEDKLDTSIDNKSGLDVSTEHVEPLKPSSDSLLDSSQENATPEHDFTEHVEPLKPSSDSLLDSCQENAKPEHVFTEHVEPLKPSSDSLLDSGQENAKPEFDVFTELAEPLKHSLGSLPDSGKENVENDVDDNDFSVKEHGIELSLKESVKSDKDILEVAEVSLVETPDRVQNYSSFGAGPEEGSKLPSKDEEGGRFGDNLVICEYGSRDEVCTKESLLKELESALNVVSTLGSAGLDSPEDLENHVEVESNLKLNRIRKSHSLDDVTESVASEFLTMMGIEHSPFGMSSESEPDSPRERLLRQFEKDTLSSGFSLFDLGLSDGDQVQSGEEAASGPSWGNLYEDFELSSMIQAAGDEHCVATQSDSNKTRAKTLEDLETEALMREWGMNEKAFQHSPPNSSGGFGSPIDLPPEDPLQLPPLGDGLGPFVQTESGGFLRSMNPALFRSAKSGGSLVMQASRPVVVPADMGSGIMEILQRLASAGIEKLSMQANKLMPLEDVTGFTVQQMAWETATHLEAPERQALLQHESDGQDLSSGRKKVKGNSSLSRPTNDIKSSSRGHKMDSEYVSLEELAPLAMDKIEALSIEGLRIQSGMSDEDAPSNISSQSIGEISALEGKRGDISGSLGLEGAAGLQLLDIKDTGNEDDGMMSLSLTLDEWIRLDSGEIDDGDQISERTSKILAAHHANCRDLIRGGSKREKKRGKGSSRRCGLLGNNFTVALMVQLRDPLRNYEPVGTPMLALIQVERVFIPPKPKIYSTVSELRRNNDEDETELVANEDKKKKTKEENTGEEEGIPQFKITEVHVASLKTEPGKKKLWGTSTQQQSGSRWLLANGMGKSSKHPFMKSKAVTKSTAPAATTKVQSGDTLWSISARVHGKGGKCKELAALDPHIRNPNVIFPNETLRLS